The following proteins are encoded in a genomic region of Oceanispirochaeta sp.:
- a CDS encoding MarR family transcriptional regulator, which produces MDNQSVSLDIINQLRRVARKKSDLDRKPHSFGTDHQLMPAEMYLIEVLGDHPRESVTALAEFMQITKGAVSQTLKKLETKELAKKDQDPANASRALVSLSVKGKVILLKHQNWHRRVDGGFGEYLQGLKQKEASLIQEFLEKYEHSLDKRFNL; this is translated from the coding sequence ATGGATAATCAATCAGTCTCATTGGATATCATTAATCAACTCAGAAGGGTTGCCCGCAAGAAGAGTGACCTGGACCGGAAACCCCATAGCTTTGGTACGGATCATCAGTTGATGCCTGCGGAAATGTACCTTATTGAAGTTCTGGGTGATCATCCCCGGGAAAGTGTGACAGCTCTGGCAGAGTTCATGCAGATCACCAAAGGTGCCGTCTCTCAGACTCTTAAGAAATTAGAAACCAAAGAACTGGCGAAAAAGGATCAGGACCCTGCCAACGCCTCTCGGGCATTGGTTTCACTCAGCGTAAAAGGCAAAGTGATACTTCTGAAACATCAAAACTGGCACCGGAGAGTGGATGGTGGATTCGGTGAGTATCTTCAGGGACTAAAGCAGAAAGAGGCGAGTCTGATACAGGAGTTTCTGGAGAAATATGAACATTCTCTAGATAAAAGATTCAACTTATAG
- a CDS encoding sulfite exporter TauE/SafE family protein: MDELNFVFTLLLFAAGFFASVVNMLAGGGSMIVLGLMVIMGVEPAVANATNRIGVLVSTASGAAALKSEKFTDIKESLKLSLLTMPGAILGALFSVRISNELFEKLLAFVMVFVIVSLFLPQKTAVAEQSKIRKILIYPAMILVGFYGGFIQVGVGILIYGTLRHLSGMELMNITMHRVFIVLLYTIPAIVIFIVSGKINWVYALILSAGNALGSWMTIKLALKKGDIVVKIGLAVTAGLMILRFLMT; the protein is encoded by the coding sequence ATGGATGAATTGAATTTCGTATTTACATTATTATTGTTTGCAGCAGGCTTTTTTGCCAGTGTCGTCAATATGCTGGCAGGCGGCGGATCTATGATAGTGTTGGGATTGATGGTCATAATGGGTGTAGAACCGGCTGTCGCCAATGCCACAAACAGGATCGGAGTCCTGGTCAGCACAGCGTCCGGAGCTGCTGCATTAAAGAGTGAAAAATTTACGGATATTAAAGAAAGTTTGAAACTCAGTCTATTAACCATGCCCGGTGCCATTCTGGGCGCTCTTTTTTCAGTAAGAATCAGCAATGAATTATTTGAGAAGCTTCTTGCTTTCGTCATGGTTTTTGTCATTGTTTCTTTATTTCTTCCCCAAAAGACAGCGGTTGCAGAACAAAGTAAAATAAGAAAAATACTGATTTATCCGGCCATGATCCTGGTTGGTTTTTATGGCGGGTTTATTCAGGTCGGTGTGGGCATCCTGATCTATGGCACTCTCCGTCACCTGAGTGGTATGGAATTGATGAATATCACCATGCACCGTGTTTTCATTGTCTTGCTGTATACGATTCCTGCCATTGTTATTTTCATTGTCAGTGGAAAAATCAATTGGGTTTATGCTCTCATCCTATCTGCAGGTAATGCCTTAGGTTCATGGATGACAATCAAACTGGCTTTGAAAAAAGGAGATATTGTT